The region CAAGTCCCTCATCGGTCCGGGTGGATTCTCCGGATAAGTGCCGGCCTGCGGTTAGCGTAGTGACCCCGGTCATTGGCAGGACCCCCCGATCCTGTCCGGAAACCGATAACGTCTCGCGTCATGGCCCAGTCGAACGGTCTGTTGACGAAGGTGAGTTCCGGACTCGCCGCGATGCTGCCCGAGCGGTTCGTCGCCGCAGCGATCCGCGGGGTCTATCCCCGGGTCGAGCCGGAACTCGCCAGGATCGCCGATTTCGTGCCCTCCGGCGGCACCGCGATCGACGTCGGCGCCTGGTACGGGCCGTGGACGGCCCGGCTGCGGCGACGCGCGGAGCTGGTGGTGGCGGTGGAACCCAACGCAACCCTCGCCCGCTGCGTCCGGGCGGCCTTTCCGCAGGTACGGGTGGTCGAGGCGGTCGCCTCCGACCATACCGGCGAGGCGCAGCTCTTTCTGCCCCCGGCCGGCCCGGCGGTCGGAACGTCGTCGGTGGAGTACGGCGACGGCGAGCCGGTCACCGTACCCCGGGTGACCATCGACGGCCTCGGCCTCACCGAGGTGCGGTTCATCAAGCTGGACGTGGAGGGGCACGAGCTGCCGGCGTTGCGGGGTGCGGCCGAGACGATCCAGCGGGACGGCCCGGTGCTGCTGGTCGAGGTCGAGGAACGGATCCAGCCGATCGAACCGATCGTCGAGCTGCTTCGAGGCTGGGGTTATCGCGGCTTCGTCATGCCGGAGCGGGACTGGATGCCGCTGGACGACTTCGACCTGGTCGCACACCAACGGGCGACGATCGCCCGGGTACGGCAGAGCTTCGCCCGCCGGGTGCTGGTGCCGAAGCCGCGCTACGTCAACTCGGTGTTGTTCCGTCGGGCCTGAGCCGAGACACCTCTCGCCGAGCAGGTACCTTCCGTCGATGGCGCAGGAGTTGCCCGTGATGTCCGCTGGCCCAGTGTCCCCCGATCGCGCACCGGCCACCGCCGCCCACCGTGCCGACCTGGCCCGGTCGGTACGGCTGTTCCGGGCGTTCCGTAAGGAACAGACCGACCCCGACTTCTTCTACGGGATGCTCGCCGAGGACACCGTGGGC is a window of Micromonospora polyrhachis DNA encoding:
- a CDS encoding FkbM family methyltransferase, translating into MAQSNGLLTKVSSGLAAMLPERFVAAAIRGVYPRVEPELARIADFVPSGGTAIDVGAWYGPWTARLRRRAELVVAVEPNATLARCVRAAFPQVRVVEAVASDHTGEAQLFLPPAGPAVGTSSVEYGDGEPVTVPRVTIDGLGLTEVRFIKLDVEGHELPALRGAAETIQRDGPVLLVEVEERIQPIEPIVELLRGWGYRGFVMPERDWMPLDDFDLVAHQRATIARVRQSFARRVLVPKPRYVNSVLFRRA